ATGTTTTATCGCATTAATTGTATAATTTTCACTACTACTTGTTTTATACTGATCATCCCCATCAAATTGAACTTTATATTTATTGTCTCCTACAACACTTACAGGAAGAATTAATGATGCAACACCATCTGCTGACGTTGTTACACTTCCAAGAAGTTTATATGATGGTGTTTCAGTGAAAAAGTTTATTTTTTTACCGGATAATGGTTTATTATCATTTGTCGTAATTTTGGCTTTTAAAGTCACTTTATCATCTACATTACACCGCCCATAATTTGTTTTTGTATTTCTATCGCTTGTTAGGGTTAATTTTGTTTCAATTATTCCACATTTAATTTTGATATTATTTGAAGTGTTAGCATTATATGTTTCACCGGTAGGACTTGTATACTGATTCACTGTGAAATATATTTCGTAATCCCCTTTTTCTGAAAATAAGTATTCAAATTCAATATTATCATTATCAGTAGGATTTATTGATTCTATATACTGATTTCCACTCGGAGTAGTAACATAAAATTTAAGTCCAGTGTCACCTTCAACTTAATTTCCATATTCATCAACGACCGAACCTTTAAATTTTATTTTTCCACCTTCTTTTACCGTATATTCAGTAGGTGCTATATTTATTTGTAATTGAGGGTTCAGACATGTTACTATAATTACATTGCTTTTTGCAGATGTATATATGCTATCTTCCGGACTATTCCATAATGCCCTTAATACATATCTTGTCATTCTTTTATTCTCCTATGTTGTGAATGTTACTTCAGTTTCATTTAATGTTCCACTTTTTATTCCTTTTGTTGCATTTCCATTATATCCTATTTTGATAGTATGCTTTCCAGTAGAAAATGTAGTCAAATTCTTAACCTTGAAAGTAAGCGGTTTTTGGTCAACAACTGCAAGACTTGTTTTTTGGGATGAACTAACCGGATTTGTGAGTTCTTGACTTGTTCCATCGATGAAAATTGTTGCAGTTCCTCCGGTTACATATCCTCCGTATGTATCAAGAATGCTGAATTTTATTCCTTCAGTTGTTGATTTACTGATTGTTGTTGATTTACTGATTGTTGTTGATTCGAGTTTTATTACTACATTTCTTTCAACTTTATTGTTAGCTCCTGCACCTGTATTTGATTTGTAGTTTCTTACTTGTGAAGGAGTGGTATATAGTCCACTAGTAAGTCCCGCTCTGAAATACAGGTAACCGTTTTCTGCAAGCATATAAGTTGCCATGGTGTTATAAATCACTTCTTTTACCGGTAGTCTTGTGATAGGACTTGTTTTTTCATTATACGTCTGTAGAATACCTACAAAATTATTTTTAGCAGTAGTTTTTCCGGCAAGTGAAATAATTTTCTTAAAGATATTTTGCATAGCATAGAATTTATCAGAATTATAATTGCTAACATAATCATAAACATACAACATCGGAAGCACATAATCACAAGCAAGAGAAAACTCTTTATAGCTTTGATTATAATAGTTACATTTCCAATTCTCATTTGAATAAACTTCGGGAGAAACTGTTGCAGTGATGATATATGTTCGTTGATTCGTTTTTTCAAGCTGTTTAATATGATTAACAAGCTGTTTCATCACCCCAGTAATTGTATTGATGTGGCTTGTATCTATCACTTGCCCACTTTTATATCTCATATAATCAAGACATATTCCAGCAGAGTCCGGATAATCTGAAAGAACTTTTGTTATTGCTGATTTAACCAGGTCAAGCCTTTCAGTACTGTATCCTGTTGTATCATTTATATCTCCTGAATTTGGAAATACTGATATTACTGGGTGAATTCTGAATTGCTTTGTATCCTTTTTAGCATAGACATTTTGATAATTTGTATTAGATTCAGTAGGGAGACATGAATAAAATACAAATAAATCAGTATGGTTTGAATCTTGAACCATTTCCTTAAATTGACTATCATTAAATCCACTACTACTATTTACAAAGTATCCTGCAAGTTCTCCACTTATATTATATATTCTTGTTTCAAGCGTTGTGTTTATTCTTGATTTTTGATCATCATTTATTCCGGTACTTGTTGATTCATATTTCCATACTATTTTGGTTATATTATTTGAATTTCCTATTATGACTTTTCGTTTTTTCTTTTGGAACTGTGTATGTACCTACTCCATTTGTTACATCTATTGTTCCTTGTGTTGTTGAATTATTATATGTAAGTTCAAAGTCCAATGTTCCAGTATGTGGTTGATTTAATGAATCTTTCACAGTTAAAGTTATTGTTAGATTTTCATTTTCTTTTGCTCTTATATCAGTACTTGTAGGTGTTATAACTGCTTTTACGTGATAATAATATCTTGCGGGTACTGTTTCAGATGTTACATATTTCGGATCATCGATTAATTTAGCGGTATAGTAATATGTTCCACCAGCCTTATTTTTATTTAAGAAGTATTTTTGATGATTGAGTATTGCCTTTAATCCGTTTGTCTGATTTGTTCCACCTACCGCATTAAGTGTTGCAATCGGTGATGATTCAAGGTGTTCTCCGTTTGCATTTGTTTCATAAAATTCTATTTTTCCCGTTGCATCACTTGGATAATAGCATTTAAATTCAGCATTTGCATCATAAACACTTTCTTTTTGAACAGCATAGAATACAAAATCATCTTGACGGGTTACATTTAGAGTATAAGGTTTTTCAGTAATTACTCCTGTTTCTTGGTCACTACAGATTAATTTAAGATCATTTTTTCCGTTTTCTATTCTTGAATCATCGATATTAATTGAAATTCCTTCGATCATATTTCCTTCAGAATCTTTTCCAAAATATCCTTCTGATACATTTAGATCTGCAAATTTTTCACCATTAATCCAGCATGATACACTACCAGTATAATCCTCATTGTATAAATCAGTTATTCTTCCCGTAAGAAGTAGATTTATTTTTCTTTTTGCTTCAATAATTCCATTTACTGCATTAGCACAACTAATGCTGAAGCTACCGTAAATTTTCAATTCCTGGAAGTCTGTTGTAGTTCCTCCAGAGTACTTTGAATCAGACGCATAAACAAGTTTATAATTGTATCTTCCGATATCTTCATCAATTATTGTATTAATTTCAAGGATTCCCTTATCATTATCTGTAGGTGTTATTGATGCTATTATTTTATTTGTCTGAACCGTTTTAAGTTCAATTTTTCCTCTATAATCTGAAGGTGCTTTAATGTTAATTGTAGTAATTTCACCTTTTTTACATGTAATATCATAGAAATTTAATTCAGGTATTTCTTTTTTAGTTACTTTTAGAGTTCTCCGTGTATCTATCCTGTAATATTCTGCAGTACTTGGAAGTTGTATATTCAGCACATATGTTCCTTCAGAAAGTGCGGGAATTTCTAGTGTTGCTTTTCCTTCATTATTTGTTGTGATTGTTTTTTCTGTTTTCTGTGTTGTTCCTGTTTTTTGGTATGAATATGTTACTGTTTCACTTAGTGGCGTTTGATCAAGTTCATCTTGAATTATTAAGGGTATTTGGAATTTTGTATTTTCATTATATGTTGGTTCAATTGTTGTTATTACTTTTCTTGTTCTTTTTTGTACAAGAATCGTATCACTTATTTCTGTTGCATCGTATTTCTGTACATTTATACTTAGTTTGTATATTGCTTTTATTCTGAAATTTCCTCTGTTTATCGGAGTATATTCTTTTATTGCTACTCCTTCATTGTTTGTTTTTGCAACTCCTATTCTTCTTGCTTCAATTCCTGTCATGTCATAATCATTATCAAGAGTCACAGGGATTTCCCAAAATTCAATATCATATCCTACTATTGGTTTATTTGAACTGTCTTTCATCTCTACCTTAATATTATTCGGAATATTTCGGATAAAATTATTTTCAGTAAAACTCATATTCAATGATATTTTTTCAGGATTATAGTGAATTGTAACAATATTACTTATTGCTTCACCATAAACAGCATTTCCCTTATATTCTGCCTTTATGTATAGGTTTTCAGCTTTTTTATTATAAATAAAATTCTTTTCAGCTCCTCCCATACCTCCAAGTATTGATATGCTTTCATCTTCATCATCAGAAAAAGGATACCAAGTATTTTGGTCAAGACTATACCACCAATAAACTTTTTCATCTTTAAAACTAGCATCTTTATCCGTGACAGTGACAGATAAATCTAGTGTCTGTCCTGGAATAATTGATGTAACTGTTGGAACAACTTCAACAGTAGGTACAGGAACTGCGGTGAAACTTCTTTTGTACAAATCTACACCAAAAGGAATTCTTGAAGCAGTAGTATCAAGTGAAGAATCACGATTATTTGCAATAAACATCATATGAGGGTCATTATCTTCTATCTTGAAATCTATACTGAAATATCCTTCATCATCTGTTCTAGCTTCTCCAATTGGTGGAATCTGGTAATCAAGATAAAGAGATACTAATTGATTTGCAACAGGTTCATCAGTTCCTTTTTTCACTAATTTTCCTGTTACTTGATGTACTTTATTTTGAATTATTTTTTCAGGATATTTTGCATCTTTGAAAAGAACATCCTGATTATAATTATGCAGTTCTTTATAGGGAAATTTGATAATTCCAGATGTATCTGTTTTATAATTATTAAAACATTTTACCATCTCATAATTATTTTCGTATAGATGAAGTTGTGCATTCTTAATTGGAGTTCCTTCAGTTGTTGTGAGTTTTACAGTAATATCTACAGGTTGTGTATGACTTGTTCTTGTTTCTTTTGATTCAAGCGTGAGTATTGTATCATAAAGTCCTGTAACTTTGATACTTTTTTCAGTTCCATTATATCCATCTTCAAATTTTGTATAGAATTTTATTTCATGTTCTCCGGATTTTTCACATGTATAGTTATATGTTATTATTCCATTTTTGTTTGTTAATTGTTGATCTGTTATCACTGTATCAACTGCAATATATATTTGATGATTTACTACTGGAATATTATTTCCATCATCGTCTTTTGTTGTAAGCGTAATCATCATTGCAACAGTATCACCAAGTTCAACTCTACAATTATTTTCTGTTATTCCGCTTGGATTTGTTATTGAAGCTGTCATAAATACATCTTTTCCAAGGGGAGATAATGTAAATGTATTTTTTTCAAGTGATTTTACTTTTGTCTTATTTTTATAATCAACCTTTGAATAGAATGATTCAAAGCCTTTATTATTCGTTGTATGTGGCATCACATTTCCAAATACTCGAATATCAAGAGGACGTATTATTTCAGGTTTTTTCATCTAGTCAACTCCTATCATTAGTAATACTCTCCAAAAATAGAGAGAGGGAGGAATAATATATTTATCCATTTCTAAGTCTACTTTTATTAATTTTTAATTTCATATTAGCATCTGCTTCTTGGAATGTGTTACTTCTAGCAATTTGTTTCAATACATCTTTACTACCTAAGGTTTCTTGAACAATACTAGTTATAGCATCTTTATCAAGATTATCTGCACCTTGAATATCAAGATTCAAATTTAATGTAATTTCTCCACTATGTTTAACAGAATCAGAAGTACTTGTAGGAGAATCTAATTCAAGTTTTGACGGAGAACCCGCGTGACTCTGAGCAGGTGTCCAAGTTCGACGATTCATCCATCCCGTAGTATCCATTTTATGACCTGCAACATTTGCCCAGTAATGCCCGAATTGATTCCAATGTCCATGGACTTTACTTGCTGGAAGACCGCAAGCATGAGCAAGAGCTATGAGGAAGTCTGTACTGTCACTGCAGTTCATACCTCCATTATGGGCTGCAGCAACCCAATTACCATATCTTTCACTATCCCAATAAAATTCATAGTGACATTGACTGAATACATTTTCAGCCATACGACGGAAAGTATCATAACTTATTGTAGGAGTTCCATTTTCAAATTCTTTAACTTTAAATAGGTCATTTCCTGTTGAATACTTACCAAATACCTTAGGACCGTTAACTTTCCATTCATTAGATTTGTTTCTTATCCAATTCACGTTAGGTTTTACAATATCACTCCAACCTGCACCTTTACCTTTTTCGTTGAAATATCTTAGAATATCATTTGTAGCTATCATTTTACTTCCTGATTTACTCATGTATTCTATTTCTGCACCGCTAAGTAAAGGTTTTAAATTAATAGGATTAATTCTTCTTGTTGTTTGTTGATGTGTTAAAGGTTTTACACTTCTTCTTACAACTGATCCGATACTTCTATTTGAAGTTCTTCCACGTCTACCTCCTGCTCCTGGTGAACCTGCACCTCCAGGATTTCGTATTCTGTTATAGAATGTTTTTATCGTATTCCAGAGGCTGTTGAATCTTTGTTCACTTTGTGATTTGATTTGATTTGCAGCACTTATTATACTATCTTTCATTGAATTCCATGCTTGTACCATTTGTGCAGTTACTGATTTAGTACTATTAAGCATACTTTTAAGTTGGTTCTGTGTTGTTGTTTTAACGCTATTCCATGCGGATTTATTCTTATTTATTATATTTGTAAGAAGTTGATTAATCATCGTATTTAATTGTGTATAGCTTGCAATAACTCTTTGATTTGATTGTTCAAGTATTCCTGCTCCTTGAATACTTGTTGCTGAAAGTGTATTAAGATTTCCAGTCACTGAACTTATAAGAGGATTGATAGTAGTTACCATAGTATTTACTGAATTCATAACTAATTGTGTATCGGTCATTATTTGTTCTGATGGAATTGTAAGTCCTTGAAGTAGTGTATTGTTTTGTGTCATTTCTGCATCTTGTGTCTGCATCATTTCATTAAGTCCATCAGTTTCCATAGTAGGAGTTTCAAGTGTAGGTGTTGTTGTATTCATATTTGAAATAGCTTTATTATAGACATCTGCCATTTTATTATAGTCATTTCTTTCAAATTCCCGAATCATTGAAGAACCTAATTTTTTTGTTGCAGTTCCAAGTTTCATTCTATTTCCAAGAATTTCTTTATCTAAATATCCCATTTCTCCTTCTATTGCATGATACATATATCCTGGACTGTGAATACCAAGAGCGTCCTTAAATCCATCTAGCATTTGACGTCCAAGGTCTTTTATTTTTCCTACTAGATCACCAACACTATTTTTTATTTTATCTCCTATCCTCATGAGTTCGTCCCACATTACCTGAGGAAGTTGTTTTACTTTTTCTTTAAATTTTTCTACAAATTTTCTTGCACTTTCCTGAGCTTTTTGAATAAAGCTAGGTATCCAGGTTTTTACTTTGTTACTTGTATTTTGAAGCCACGTCCAAATATCAGTAGGTATTTTTCGGATTCTGTCAATAATACCTTTTAAGAAATCAGTACCTGCAGTAATTGCTTTTTGTGTAAATCCAGGAATCCACCCAACAACAGTGGATATAGTTTGTATAAGCCAATTCCAGACTTGACCGGGGAGTTGACATATCCAACTAATAAAACCTGTAACAGCATTCCATGCAGCAGTTGTAAATTGCGTGTAAAGTTGTAATGCGAAAGTAGAAAGATATGTCCAGAGTCCTTGAAGATACATCATAAATTGTTGTGGTAACATCATAAGCCAATTTGCTATTCCCGTAAGTATTTGTGAACCCCATAGTAATAGATTTGTAATAAGTCCATTGAACCATTCACCAATATATAATAGGATTTGATTAAGGTATTCAGCTAGAGTAGTAGGAAGATTAATAAACCATTCACCAATACTACTAAGAATATTAGCTCCCCATGTTAGGAGATTTGTAATAAGACTACTAAACCATTCACCGATAGTAGTTAAAAGTTGTTCAAGATAAGAATAAATAGTACCTGGAAGATTTATAAACCAATTTACAATTCCATTAACAAATCCAGATCCCATTTCCCATGCAGCGTTAATGATTGAACTAATCCATTCACCTAATCCGGCGAGAATATCTCCCCAGACAGACTGAAGATTTGACCATACATTAGAAATAAATTGCCCTATAATATCACCTAGCTTTGAAAACAAAGTCATAAGAGAATTCATAACAGTATTAATAAATTCTGAAAAACTAATTTGACCTGTACATAATTTTACAAAAGCATCAATAACGCGGAGAATATGTTTAATTACTTCACCAACAACACGAATGATTAAAGTTAGGGCAGGAATTAGAATAGCACCTATAGTCTGTGCAAGAACACTGATAATACTGGTAACAACACCTATCACAGTTTTAAATGCTTCCCAAACAGTATTTAATGATTTAACAGTTTCAGACCATTCATTGGTCGAATCAGTACCTTGTTTAAATGCGTTGAAAAAATTCTTAATTTGAGCCCATACTTGAGCAAGAATATGACTTAAAGGAAGAAGCATTTGATTCAATTGATCCCAAGCCGGAAGTAATGCAGAATATATTACTTGTCCTACTTGAACAAGTCCATTCCATACAGCAGTCAAAGCACCTTTCAGTACTTCCCATGCTTGAAGTAATCCTCCTTTTATGGCATTACCAAGATTATCAATTGAATTTTTTACATTCTCATTTGTTCTATACAAATGTACAAGAATTGCAACAAGAGCAATGACAGCAACAGCAATCCAAGTAAAAGGATTTGTAAGAAGAGCTACAGTAAGGGCTCTGGCACTACTTGCAGTTGCACGGAGAGCACCGCTTAGAGTAGTTTGTGCTACGGCATTTACTTCTGCAGAACCTCCCGATACAAGATTCGCCATACCAAGAAGTGTTGTAGCAACTGTATTCAACCGCGTTACCATATTTGTTATAGACATTATACTTCTTAGTGAAGTATACATTTGAATAATTGGAGCAAGTGTTGGTGCAAGTGCTGCAAATGAAGATATAAGACCCGCAACAACAAGAATTCCTTGAGCAAGTCCCGGGAATTGTTCTTCAAGTT
The window above is part of the Methanosphaera cuniculi genome. Proteins encoded here:
- a CDS encoding Ig-like domain-containing protein — its product is MNQYTSPTGETYNANTSNNIKIKCGIIETKLTLTSDRNTKTNYGRCNVDDKVTLKAKITTNDNKPLSGKKINFFTETPSYKLLGSVTTSADGVASLILPVSVVGDNKYKVQFDGDDQYKTSSSENYTINAIKHSTKFMLDNPTIYNGWKVRGKFVDEQERGIGYTEIHLTIIDPSNNTKLFDQTIRTKAGGIFESSPLNPTSNTKTLNVILSFMDSTGRYESITSNQKNDKLQPPNIIQNSNI
- a CDS encoding Ig-like domain repeat protein; protein product: MKKPEIIRPLDIRVFGNVMPHTTNNKGFESFYSKVDYKNKTKVKSLEKNTFTLSPLGKDVFMTASITNPSGITENNCRVELGDTVAMMITLTTKDDDGNNIPVVNHQIYIAVDTVITDQQLTNKNGIITYNYTCEKSGEHEIKFYTKFEDGYNGTEKSIKVTGLYDTILTLESKETRTSHTQPVDITVKLTTTEGTPIKNAQLHLYENNYEMVKCFNNYKTDTSGIIKFPYKELHNYNQDVLFKDAKYPEKIIQNKVHQVTGKLVKKGTDEPVANQLVSLYLDYQIPPIGEARTDDEGYFSIDFKIEDNDPHMMFIANNRDSSLDTTASRIPFGVDLYKRSFTAVPVPTVEVVPTVTSIIPGQTLDLSVTVTDKDASFKDEKVYWWYSLDQNTWYPFSDDEDESISILGGMGGAEKNFIYNKKAENLYIKAEYKGNAVYGEAISNIVTIHYNPEKISLNMSFTENNFIRNIPNNIKVEMKDSSNKPIVGYDIEFWEIPVTLDNDYDMTGIEARRIGVAKTNNEGVAIKEYTPINRGNFRIKAIYKLSINVQKYDATEISDTILVQKRTRKVITTIEPTYNENTKFQIPLIIQDELDQTPLSETVTYSYQKTGTTQKTEKTITTNNEGKATLEIPALSEGTYVLNIQLPSTAEYYRIDTRRTLKVTKKEIPELNFYDITCKKGEITTINIKAPSDYRGKIELKTVQTNKIIASITPTDNDKGILEINTIIDEDIGRYNYKLVYASDSKYSGGTTTDFQELKIYGSFSISCANAVNGIIEAKRKINLLLTGRITDLYNEDYTGSVSCWINGEKFADLNVSEGYFGKDSEGNMIEGISINIDDSRIENGKNDLKLICSDQETGVITEKPYTLNVTRQDDFVFYAVQKESVYDANAEFKCYYPSDATGKIEFYETNANGEHLESSPIATLNAVGGTNQTNGLKAILNHQKYFLNKNKAGGTYYYTAKLIDDPKYVTSETVPARYYYHVKAVITPTSTDIRAKENENLTITLTVKDSLNQPHTGTLDFELTYNNSTTQGTIDVTNGVGTYTVPKEKTKSHNRKFK
- a CDS encoding phage tail protein, with translation MQHIKSEADKLANTKRTMNMDISGNNITITETTSLMDKLKIKMGETINKCFDLKNTISTTFQNISKQGSIATRTFNSLSSSISRLTTPITTIRTSFINFGTTISTTVNNIRTSISQMFSNTIIGQKLSETATTFQNSFSNAITNVQNRFSMFGTSVGTVATNIRTRLSTAFSNINPFSNLTSSITGFQTRVGSAITSVASKFSSIQSKASQVFSSIRSIGGSAIDSLKPKIQSLSGAFDGLGGQIAQAVGVIGVGSFTQLTVGLSLSREKMSSLNTAIMGSKEASDSLLNSIDGMTNNSVVSMDQMVNAMNKIKLSTGLSNDQLDKCKGSVMKLGEAALLMGEDSELAGFHMSEAFSGLNGDFAVLKESFGITREKMIAMGWSGEASDVDGYTQALEKCVEQNGDLSAVMQTTSGKLAKIQKDFRTAGRGIGDALKPVIDALATAFIKLEEQFPGLAQGILVVAGLISSFAALAPTLAPIIQMYTSLRSIMSITNMVTRLNTVATTLLGMANLVSGGSAEVNAVAQTTLSGALRATASSARALTVALLTNPFTWIAVAVIALVAILVHLYRTNENVKNSIDNLGNAIKGGLLQAWEVLKGALTAVWNGLVQVGQVIYSALLPAWDQLNQMLLPLSHILAQVWAQIKNFFNAFKQGTDSTNEWSETVKSLNTVWEAFKTVIGVVTSIISVLAQTIGAILIPALTLIIRVVGEVIKHILRVIDAFVKLCTGQISFSEFINTVMNSLMTLFSKLGDIIGQFISNVWSNLQSVWGDILAGLGEWISSIINAAWEMGSGFVNGIVNWFINLPGTIYSYLEQLLTTIGEWFSSLITNLLTWGANILSSIGEWFINLPTTLAEYLNQILLYIGEWFNGLITNLLLWGSQILTGIANWLMMLPQQFMMYLQGLWTYLSTFALQLYTQFTTAAWNAVTGFISWICQLPGQVWNWLIQTISTVVGWIPGFTQKAITAGTDFLKGIIDRIRKIPTDIWTWLQNTSNKVKTWIPSFIQKAQESARKFVEKFKEKVKQLPQVMWDELMRIGDKIKNSVGDLVGKIKDLGRQMLDGFKDALGIHSPGYMYHAIEGEMGYLDKEILGNRMKLGTATKKLGSSMIREFERNDYNKMADVYNKAISNMNTTTPTLETPTMETDGLNEMMQTQDAEMTQNNTLLQGLTIPSEQIMTDTQLVMNSVNTMVTTINPLISSVTGNLNTLSATSIQGAGILEQSNQRVIASYTQLNTMINQLLTNIINKNKSAWNSVKTTTQNQLKSMLNSTKSVTAQMVQAWNSMKDSIISAANQIKSQSEQRFNSLWNTIKTFYNRIRNPGGAGSPGAGGRRGRTSNRSIGSVVRRSVKPLTHQQTTRRINPINLKPLLSGAEIEYMSKSGSKMIATNDILRYFNEKGKGAGWSDIVKPNVNWIRNKSNEWKVNGPKVFGKYSTGNDLFKVKEFENGTPTISYDTFRRMAENVFSQCHYEFYWDSERYGNWVAAAHNGGMNCSDSTDFLIALAHACGLPASKVHGHWNQFGHYWANVAGHKMDTTGWMNRRTWTPAQSHAGSPSKLELDSPTSTSDSVKHSGEITLNLNLDIQGADNLDKDAITSIVQETLGSKDVLKQIARSNTFQEADANMKLKINKSRLRNG